In a genomic window of Rhododendron vialii isolate Sample 1 chromosome 12a, ASM3025357v1:
- the LOC131310792 gene encoding protein COFACTOR ASSEMBLY OF COMPLEX C SUBUNIT B CCB4, chloroplastic-like isoform X2 — translation MEAGNLFLLRPIVIRIFNPKQPPPPPSLPPRLPSFFPPSFGFLPTYRGSKPRREWVADWVSRNDDAVRSLPIYVGAVSLLAVLVNRGISGVAPVADASSSQSRADLLTLGLAVTNILAGLVWLSIRPKTIVAVSPQGVECLRLNPQLPDFVISELIWGCCIILC, via the exons ATGGAAGCGGgaaatctttttcttcttcgccCAATCGTCATCCGAATATTCAACCCcaaacaaccaccaccacccccttcCCTTCCTCCTCGTCTCCCCTCCTTCTTCCCGCCCTCCTTTGGGTTTCTTCCAACTTACAG GGGATCGAAGCCGAGAAGGGAATGGGTGGCAGACTGGGTATCAAGAAACGACGATGCCGTGCGGAGCTTGCCAATCTACGTCGGCGCCGTCTCTCTGTTGGCTGTTCTCGTCAATCGCGGCATTTCGGGCGTAGCTCCTGTTGCCGATGCCAGTAG TTCACAATCTAGAGCAGATCTATTGACACTTGGTTTGGCAGTAACGAATATTCTAGCAGGACTGGTATGGCTGTCAATCCGGCCAAAAACTATAGTAGCG GTAAGTCCTCAAGGCGTGGAGTGTCTGAGGCTAAATCCCCAACttccagattttgtaatttCTGAGTTAATATG GGGTTGCTGCATCATCCTCTGCTAA
- the LOC131310792 gene encoding protein COFACTOR ASSEMBLY OF COMPLEX C SUBUNIT B CCB4, chloroplastic-like isoform X1, with protein sequence MEAGNLFLLRPIVIRIFNPKQPPPPPSLPPRLPSFFPPSFGFLPTYRGSKPRREWVADWVSRNDDAVRSLPIYVGAVSLLAVLVNRGISGVAPVADASSSQSRADLLTLGLAVTNILAGLVWLSIRPKTIVAVSPQGVECLRLNPQLPDFVISELIWRSFLGVLDRLLFDDLCTFSQDLGIPIRCDLLQISSYCL encoded by the exons ATGGAAGCGGgaaatctttttcttcttcgccCAATCGTCATCCGAATATTCAACCCcaaacaaccaccaccacccccttcCCTTCCTCCTCGTCTCCCCTCCTTCTTCCCGCCCTCCTTTGGGTTTCTTCCAACTTACAG GGGATCGAAGCCGAGAAGGGAATGGGTGGCAGACTGGGTATCAAGAAACGACGATGCCGTGCGGAGCTTGCCAATCTACGTCGGCGCCGTCTCTCTGTTGGCTGTTCTCGTCAATCGCGGCATTTCGGGCGTAGCTCCTGTTGCCGATGCCAGTAG TTCACAATCTAGAGCAGATCTATTGACACTTGGTTTGGCAGTAACGAATATTCTAGCAGGACTGGTATGGCTGTCAATCCGGCCAAAAACTATAGTAGCG GTAAGTCCTCAAGGCGTGGAGTGTCTGAGGCTAAATCCCCAACttccagattttgtaatttCTGAGTTAATATG GAGAAGTTTCTTAGGTGTCCTTGACAGGCTGCTTTTTGATGATCTTTGTACCTTTTCCCAGGATTTGGGAATCCCTATCAGGTGCGACTTGCTGCAGATATCTAGTTATTGTTTATGA
- the LOC131310792 gene encoding uncharacterized protein LOC131310792 isoform X3 has translation MQAVILQLLGDKGIAIIGGDAIRGFTTSDQALEVTKLVLDITSNKRTDEQLLERMMLEIEGRALTSHSQLHLAQMTIRIPTKLFLLILILVVLMGRLTQKLCWLKHKKLIFWWSCMENFMTGSSRKRQDLKRTLWLGKHCLDLKYVKAILSYRTV, from the exons ATGCAG GCCGTCATCTTGCAACTGCTTGGAGACAAAGGAATTGCAATTATTGGTGGAGATGCGATTAGGGGATTTACGACTTCTGACCAG GCACTGGAAGTGACAAAGTTGGTGTTAGATATAACTAGCAATAAAAGAACTGATGAACAGCTCTTAGAGAGGATGATGCTAGAGATTGAAGGGCGGGCCCTTACTAGCCATTCTCAATTGCATTTGGCACAAATGACGATAAGGATACCAACCAAACTCTTTCTGTTAATTCTTATATTGGTTGTGCTAATGGGTCGACTGACCCAGAAGTTGTGTTGGTTAAAACACAAGAAACTGATCTTTTGGTGGAGTTGCATGGAAAATTTTATGACAG GATCCAGTAGGAAGAGACAAGATCTTAAGCGTACGCTATGGCTCGGGAAA CATTGCCTGGATTTAAAGTATGTGAAGGCTATACTTTCTTATCGAACGGTGTAA
- the LOC131310793 gene encoding uncharacterized protein LOC131310793 has protein sequence MSVMLLVQRVIYACSCVFIGGGGGPSTGGCYGQIVDLDKLKDFHRRRLQVLVEAGPDLLAFEAIPNKLEAQSFTLSLDLGTLDLFRPALTHLHQQGIKEPLIRQAKMDVDALLNEKMKTKNKCNLKIINIEWGAFSTGIPLTQFDRDMDAASINSGEQIFEKTISDMYLGEIVRRVLLKMADASDLFGESNMEKFSTQFVLRLL, from the exons ATGTCTGTGATGCTTCTTGTGCAGAGAGTGATTTATGCGTGTAGTTGTGTATTTattggtggtggaggtggtccATCGACTGG TGGATGTTATGGACAAATTGTGGATTTGGATAAGCTGAAGGATTTTCATCGCCGAAGATTGCAAGTTCTTGTGGAAGCAGGTCCAGATTTGCTTGCCTTTGAGGCCATTCCAAATAAACTAGAAGCTCAG AGCTTTACTCTCTCGCTTGATTTGGGTACCTTGGACCTGTTTCGGCCTGCACTAACCCACCTCCATCAACAAGGTATAAAGGAACCACTGATTAGGCAAGCCAAAATGGATGTTGATGCATTACTGAATGAGAAGatgaaaacaaagaacaaatgcAATCTCAAG ATCATAAATATTGAGTGGGGAGCATTTTCAACTGGTATTCCTTTAACTCAGTTTGACAGGGACATGGATGCTGCGAGTATCAATTCTGGTGAGCAG ATATTTGAGAAGACAATATCTGATATGTACCTTGGTGAAATCGTAAGACGAGTGCTACTAAAGATGGCTGATGCAAGTGATTTATTTGGGGAATCTAACATGGAGAAATTTTCCACTCAATTTGTGCTCAG GCTCTTGTGA